The Candidatus Rokuibacteriota bacterium genome window below encodes:
- the rtcA gene encoding RNA 3'-phosphate cyclase, with protein sequence MTEFLTLDGSSGEGGGQILRTALALAVALGRPVKLARIRARRPKPGLQPQHLTVVRALAALSDATVVGDTLNSTELTFVPQALRGGAYRFDVGAVKESAGSVSLLFQALLLPLALAQAPSRLTLLGGTHVPWSPPVHYLTDVFLPALAEIGVEAHLVLRRWGWYPAGGGVVEATIQPTRGLRGVVFGRPEAPVEISGLSAVSRLPRSIAERQRRRALERLAATGLNASIALEEDTSARGPGTVLFLTSRGRAGFSALGRRGVPAERVADEAVDQLLAYIATGAPVDDHLADQLVAFLALARGESAFSCPTLPPHLRTVVEVVGRLLQVRIRLEEGPPARVWISPEVQTDAAPRA encoded by the coding sequence ATGACCGAGTTTCTCACGCTCGACGGTAGCTCCGGCGAGGGCGGCGGCCAGATCCTCCGCACCGCGCTTGCCCTGGCGGTCGCCCTCGGCCGACCCGTGAAGCTGGCCCGCATCCGGGCGCGCCGACCCAAGCCCGGGCTCCAGCCCCAGCACCTCACCGTCGTCCGCGCCCTCGCGGCGCTGAGCGATGCCACGGTGGTGGGGGACACACTCAACTCGACAGAGCTGACCTTCGTCCCGCAGGCGCTCCGCGGAGGCGCCTACCGCTTCGACGTGGGCGCCGTGAAGGAGAGCGCGGGCTCGGTCTCGCTCCTGTTTCAGGCGCTCCTCCTGCCTCTCGCGTTGGCGCAGGCCCCATCCCGGCTCACGCTCCTCGGCGGAACTCACGTACCGTGGAGTCCCCCCGTCCACTACCTCACCGACGTCTTCCTCCCCGCCCTCGCCGAGATCGGCGTGGAAGCCCACCTCGTGCTCAGGCGCTGGGGCTGGTATCCGGCCGGAGGCGGCGTGGTGGAGGCGACGATTCAGCCGACGCGCGGTCTTCGGGGCGTAGTCTTCGGGCGCCCGGAGGCTCCCGTTGAGATCTCCGGCCTCTCCGCGGTCTCCCGCCTCCCGCGCTCGATCGCCGAGCGCCAGCGCCGCCGCGCCCTCGAGCGGCTCGCCGCTACGGGGCTCAACGCCAGCATCGCGCTCGAAGAGGACACCTCAGCCCGCGGTCCCGGGACCGTGCTCTTTCTCACCAGCCGAGGCCGCGCTGGGTTCTCGGCCCTCGGACGCCGGGGCGTCCCCGCCGAGCGCGTGGCTGACGAGGCGGTCGATCAGCTCCTCGCGTACATCGCGACCGGCGCCCCGGTGGACGACCACCTGGCGGATCAGCTCGTGGCCTTCCTGGCCCTCGCGCGCGGCGAGTCGGCGTTCTCCTGCCCGACGCTGCCGCCGCACCTCCGGACCGTGGTCGAGGTCGTCGGGCGGCTGCTTCAGGTCAGGATCAGGCTCGAAGAAGGACCGCCGGCGAGGGTGTGGATCAGCCCGG
- a CDS encoding D-tyrosyl-tRNA(Tyr) deacylase, protein MRAVVQRVSEARVVVSGRMVAAIGPGLLVLVGAGARDTEADADYIARKVAELRIFEDDTAKLNRSVEEVGGAVLVVSQFTLHGDCRKGRRPSFDGAMPPDAARGLVERVCQVLAERGLRVETGEFGARMEVSLVNEGPVTLLLDSRKVF, encoded by the coding sequence ATGCGCGCGGTGGTGCAACGGGTGAGCGAAGCCCGGGTCGTGGTGAGCGGGCGCATGGTGGCGGCGATCGGCCCGGGGCTCCTGGTGCTGGTCGGCGCTGGCGCGAGGGATACCGAGGCCGACGCCGACTACATCGCCCGGAAGGTGGCCGAGCTCCGGATCTTCGAGGACGATACTGCGAAGCTGAACCGCTCCGTGGAGGAGGTCGGCGGCGCGGTCCTGGTGGTGAGCCAGTTCACGCTCCACGGCGACTGCCGGAAGGGCCGGCGCCCGTCCTTCGATGGCGCGATGCCCCCGGACGCGGCGCGTGGCCTGGTCGAGCGCGTCTGTCAAGTCCTTGCCGAGCGGGGGCTGCGGGTCGAGACGGGAGAGTTCGGCGCGCGGATGGAGGTCTCGCTGGTCAACGAGGGTCCCGTGACGCTTCTCCTCGACAGCCGGAAAGTGTTCTAG
- a CDS encoding DUF4864 domain-containing protein, with product MRRLLLLVMLLASPVASAQPGTDAGAAAESVVKQLEAFRRGDFDAAYTFAAAAIKERFDRREFERMVTDGYPEIARSTLASVARAELASNGNAYVHVRVQGANGNSVEALYEMVWEDDAWKVNAVVTWSGQPQRIM from the coding sequence ATGCGACGCCTCCTTCTGCTCGTGATGCTTCTGGCCAGCCCGGTCGCGTCCGCCCAGCCCGGGACGGACGCCGGGGCGGCGGCCGAGTCTGTGGTCAAGCAGCTCGAGGCCTTCCGCCGGGGGGACTTCGACGCGGCGTACACGTTCGCGGCGGCGGCGATCAAAGAGCGGTTCGACCGCCGCGAGTTCGAGCGCATGGTCACCGACGGCTATCCGGAGATCGCGCGCTCGACGCTCGCCTCCGTCGCGCGCGCCGAGCTGGCGTCCAACGGCAACGCCTACGTCCACGTCCGGGTCCAGGGGGCGAACGGCAACAGCGTCGAGGCCCTGTACGAGATGGTGTGGGAGGACGACGCCTGGAAGGTCAACGCGGTCGTCACGTGGAGCGGCCAGCCCCAGCGGATCATGTGA
- a CDS encoding LLM class flavin-dependent oxidoreductase encodes MASFGLTLANRGVIIGIVGAGELIELAQEAEASRAFDTVWVGDSLLAKPRLESVTLLGALAGATRRVRLGVACLATFVHRHPVLFAHQWASLDVVSNGRTLLAVCLGGPDEQSRAQALEHAVMAVRSSERIARLEEGIAILRKLFHGKNVSHAGRFYQFDGVTLEPPPVQNPCPIWIASNPTGLTWKGGASAPEAVVERNFRRVARYADGWMTNKVTPAQFRAQWARITAMAREEGRDPARLGSALYHNININDDRQAALEESKTFLDRYYSANFSAAFVEGWTVAGSARQCVEQLRAYFDAGLGHIALRMTSWDQRGQLKRFLTEVAPAF; translated from the coding sequence GTGGCCTCGTTCGGACTCACCCTAGCCAACCGCGGCGTCATCATCGGGATCGTCGGAGCCGGCGAGCTGATCGAGCTCGCCCAGGAGGCCGAGGCATCCCGCGCCTTCGACACCGTCTGGGTGGGGGACAGCCTCCTCGCCAAGCCGCGGCTCGAGTCGGTCACGCTGCTCGGGGCGCTGGCGGGCGCGACGCGTCGGGTCCGGCTGGGGGTCGCATGCCTGGCCACGTTCGTCCACCGCCACCCGGTCCTCTTCGCCCACCAGTGGGCCAGCCTCGATGTCGTCTCCAACGGCCGCACGCTGCTGGCCGTCTGCCTCGGCGGGCCCGACGAGCAGAGCCGGGCGCAGGCGCTCGAGCACGCGGTCATGGCGGTCCGGTCCAGCGAGCGGATCGCGCGGCTCGAGGAAGGGATCGCCATCCTCCGCAAGCTCTTTCACGGGAAGAACGTCTCCCACGCGGGGCGCTTCTACCAGTTCGATGGGGTGACCCTCGAGCCGCCGCCGGTCCAGAACCCCTGCCCGATCTGGATTGCGAGTAACCCCACGGGGCTCACGTGGAAAGGCGGGGCCAGCGCCCCCGAGGCCGTCGTCGAGCGAAACTTCAGGCGCGTCGCCCGCTATGCGGACGGCTGGATGACGAACAAGGTCACCCCGGCGCAGTTCCGCGCGCAGTGGGCGCGCATCACGGCCATGGCGCGTGAGGAGGGGCGCGACCCCGCCCGCCTCGGTAGCGCGCTCTACCACAACATCAATATCAACGACGACCGGCAGGCGGCGCTGGAGGAGAGCAAGACGTTCCTGGACCGGTACTATTCGGCCAACTTCAGCGCCGCGTTTGTCGAGGGCTGGACGGTTGCCGGCAGCGCCAGGCAGTGCGTCGAGCAGCTCCGCGCCTACTTCGACGCGGGGCTCGGGCACATCGCCCTTCGGATGACCTCGTGGGACCAGCGCGGGCAGCTCAAGCGGTTCCTGACCGAGGTCGCGCCCGCGTTCTAA
- a CDS encoding VOC family protein, producing MLLGIDHIVVVVPDLEAAVRSYASLGFTVVPGGRHPIGTHNALIAFADGSYLELIAFYEANAEHRWWAPLQKGGGLVDFCMRTDDLRGDTAAFRQAGANIEDPKPLTRVRPDGYKLSWVLSIPHGPHRGVAPFLIEDETPREERVPRESVHPNRVTGIGTVTVAVDNVATVRGWYAAILRADGREVERAEVDAAGERFVIGPHVFDFVAPRGPGSPVARWISTRGSSPYAATLTTTSGKKRSLDEAKTLGARLSFV from the coding sequence ATGCTGCTGGGGATCGACCACATCGTCGTCGTCGTGCCTGACCTCGAGGCGGCGGTCAGGAGCTACGCCTCGCTCGGGTTTACCGTGGTGCCGGGCGGCCGCCATCCCATCGGCACCCACAACGCGCTGATCGCGTTCGCCGACGGCTCCTACCTCGAGCTCATCGCCTTCTACGAGGCCAACGCCGAGCACCGCTGGTGGGCGCCGCTCCAGAAGGGCGGTGGCCTGGTCGACTTCTGCATGCGGACCGACGACCTCCGGGGCGATACGGCGGCGTTCCGCCAGGCCGGCGCGAACATCGAGGATCCGAAGCCGTTGACGCGCGTCCGCCCCGACGGCTACAAGCTGAGCTGGGTCCTGTCCATTCCCCACGGTCCGCACCGGGGAGTCGCGCCCTTTCTGATCGAGGACGAGACGCCGCGGGAGGAGCGCGTTCCCCGGGAAAGCGTGCACCCCAACCGCGTGACCGGGATCGGTACGGTGACGGTCGCCGTGGACAACGTGGCCACTGTCCGCGGGTGGTATGCCGCCATTCTTCGGGCCGACGGTCGCGAGGTCGAGCGCGCGGAGGTGGACGCGGCGGGCGAGCGCTTCGTGATCGGGCCGCACGTGTTCGATTTCGTCGCGCCGAGGGGACCCGGGAGCCCGGTCGCTCGGTGGATCAGCACGCGCGGGTCCTCCCCCTACGCGGCGACTCTCACGACGACCTCGGGGAAGAAGCGCTCGCTCGATGAGGCGAAGACGCTCGGGGCGCGGCTCTCGTTCGTCTGA